The following proteins come from a genomic window of Nautilia profundicola AmH:
- the modD gene encoding ModD protein: MYYTYEEVDRLINEDMPLFDLTQQLLDIKEKGKITFISRKNCIVTANALIEKLAEKLELKVVFKEKDGRFVEAGNKLFEAEGENVLILWKVAQNIYEYALSVSTYVYEMTAKARKHNPDIEILTTRKVIPYTKKIALQAVIDGGGLPHRVTTTETILIFENYISLYGGWDKFYKNFDKLKSKSIEKKWVVEAKDLNHSKKLIEIGIDVLQLDKLDIETTKEIVKLAHEKNIKVISAGGININNVEEYAKAGVDSIVTTAPYFAKGADVKVIITP, encoded by the coding sequence ATGTATTACACTTATGAAGAAGTTGACAGACTTATAAACGAAGACATGCCTTTGTTTGATTTGACACAACAGTTATTGGATATTAAAGAGAAGGGAAAAATAACATTTATATCCAGAAAAAATTGTATTGTTACTGCAAATGCGTTAATAGAAAAGTTAGCTGAAAAATTGGAATTAAAAGTGGTTTTTAAAGAAAAAGACGGGCGTTTTGTGGAAGCAGGAAATAAACTTTTTGAAGCCGAAGGTGAAAATGTACTTATTTTATGGAAAGTTGCTCAGAATATTTACGAATATGCTTTAAGCGTTTCAACATATGTTTATGAAATGACAGCTAAAGCCAGAAAACATAATCCTGATATTGAAATTCTTACAACAAGAAAAGTTATACCGTATACTAAAAAAATAGCACTTCAGGCTGTAATAGACGGAGGAGGATTACCTCATAGAGTTACAACAACCGAGACAATACTTATTTTTGAAAATTATATAAGTTTATATGGCGGATGGGATAAGTTTTATAAAAATTTTGATAAGCTTAAAAGTAAGTCTATAGAAAAAAAATGGGTTGTTGAAGCGAAAGATCTGAATCACTCAAAAAAACTTATTGAAATAGGTATAGACGTTCTTCAACTTGATAAATTGGATATTGAAACAACTAAAGAAATTGTAAAACTTGCACATGAAAAAAATATAAAAGTCATTAGCGCCGGTGGGATAAATATTAATAATGTGGAAGAATATGCAAAAGCAGGAGTTGACAGTATTGTTACAACTGCTCCATATTTTGCCAAGGGAGCGGATGTTAAGGTTATTATAACTCCTTAG
- a CDS encoding serine dehydratase subunit alpha family protein, with the protein MYTAKEVILSQIKPALGCTEPAAIALNGAYLKEYVKNAKKIQLTINTNLMKNAMYVPIPNTGKKFGVKLAFALGYLCGDKTKGLNVFENIDKKCIEEAEKYINKIELDIVEGREIYIKSEAEGCEVITKKFHDYISSIKTSEKVITFESKNIDNNISDTEKWLKKISFDTLYRLIEKEKDFDFVKNAVDVNFELSKIGLNSDCGLNIGKSYKGDDIFSKIVSITVSASDARMEGVNYPAMSLVGSGNHGISAILPVWVYGKEKNFQENEIFKAVALSMLITIYIKLFIGRLSAICGAAFASGCGVAGGIAYLESNNKEVSKKAVSYVIQDINGVICDGAKMACSLKVRLGAKSGYEAAMFALEGKPVFSDGILENDITKSIQNLSRVSEAMYNVDGSIVEIMKNKII; encoded by the coding sequence ATGTATACCGCGAAAGAAGTAATACTTTCACAAATTAAACCGGCACTTGGATGTACAGAACCTGCTGCAATTGCATTAAACGGTGCATATTTGAAAGAGTATGTTAAAAATGCAAAAAAAATACAACTTACTATTAATACAAATCTGATGAAAAACGCAATGTATGTGCCTATTCCTAACACGGGTAAAAAATTCGGTGTAAAACTTGCATTTGCTTTAGGTTATTTATGTGGGGATAAAACAAAAGGGCTTAATGTATTTGAAAATATAGATAAGAAATGTATTGAAGAAGCAGAAAAATATATTAATAAGATTGAGTTGGATATTGTTGAAGGTAGGGAAATATATATAAAAAGCGAAGCTGAAGGCTGTGAGGTTATCACTAAGAAATTTCACGATTATATTTCATCTATTAAAACTTCTGAAAAAGTAATAACTTTTGAAAGTAAAAATATAGATAATAATATATCAGATACGGAGAAATGGCTAAAAAAGATCAGTTTTGATACTTTGTATAGATTGATAGAAAAAGAAAAAGATTTCGACTTTGTAAAAAATGCGGTTGATGTAAATTTTGAACTTTCTAAAATAGGCTTGAATAGTGATTGCGGATTAAATATCGGTAAAAGTTATAAAGGTGATGATATATTCTCAAAAATAGTATCGATAACAGTTAGTGCATCGGATGCGAGAATGGAAGGGGTGAATTATCCGGCTATGAGTCTGGTGGGAAGTGGTAATCATGGAATTAGTGCTATTTTACCTGTTTGGGTTTACGGAAAAGAAAAAAATTTTCAGGAAAATGAAATATTTAAAGCAGTTGCACTGAGTATGCTTATTACGATTTATATAAAATTATTTATAGGAAGACTTTCAGCAATATGTGGTGCAGCGTTTGCAAGTGGATGTGGGGTGGCCGGAGGTATTGCCTATTTGGAAAGTAATAATAAAGAAGTATCTAAAAAAGCCGTATCTTATGTGATACAGGATATTAACGGAGTGATATGCGACGGGGCAAAAATGGCTTGTTCTTTAAAAGTAAGGCTCGGTGCAAAAAGCGGATATGAAGCAGCTATGTTTGCTCTTGAAGGAAAACCAGTATTTAGTGACGGTATTTTGGAAAACGATATAACAAAAAGTATTCAGAATTTATCAAGAGTTTCGGAAGCAATGTATAACGTTGACGGAAGTATTGTAGAAATAATGAAAAACAAAATTATTTGA
- the fusA gene encoding elongation factor G: MPRKTPLHMVRNIGIAAHIDAGKTTTTERILYYTGVSHKIGEVHEGAATMDWMEQEKERGITITSAATTCFWKDHQINIIDTPGHVDFTIEVERSMRVLDGAVAVFCAVGGVQPQSETVWRQANKYRVPRIAFVNKMDRIGADFYNVEKQIRERLKANAVPIQIPIGAEDNFKGVIDLVKMKALVWDDEAALGSKYEEQEIPEDLREKAEEYREKMIESVVETDEALMEKYFAGEELTEEEIKSAIKKATIAIEIVPMLCGTAFKNKGVQPLLDAVIDYLPAPDEVDWIKGIDPKTGEEISVNPSDDEPFAGLAFKIMTDPFVGKLTFTRFYSGTITSGSYVLNATKNKKERVGRLLRMHSNKREEVNEFYSGEIGAIVGLKNTLTGDTLCDEKRPIILERMEFPDPVISVAVEPKTKADQEKMAIALQKLAEEDPSFRVTTDEESGQTIISGMGELHLEIIVDRLKREFKVECNTGKPQVAYRETFKNQVEQEYKYAKQSGGRGQYGHVFIRLIPQEPGKGYEFVDLIKGGVIPREYIPAVDKGIQEAAQGGVLAGFPVVDFKVELFDGSYHDVDSSEMAFKLAGSMAFKEGVKKANPVILEPIMKVEIEVPEEYMGDVIGDINRRRGQVNSMEDVHGIKKINAFVPLSEMFGYSTDLRSMTQGRGTYSMVFDHYEEVPSNIADEIIKERQG; encoded by the coding sequence ATGCCAAGAAAAACCCCTTTACATATGGTAAGAAACATTGGTATCGCCGCGCATATCGACGCAGGTAAAACTACAACTACAGAGAGAATCCTTTACTATACAGGTGTTTCTCATAAAATCGGTGAGGTGCACGAGGGTGCAGCTACAATGGACTGGATGGAACAGGAAAAAGAAAGAGGTATTACAATTACTTCTGCAGCTACTACATGTTTCTGGAAAGATCACCAAATCAACATTATCGATACTCCGGGGCACGTTGACTTTACAATCGAAGTTGAAAGAAGTATGAGAGTTCTTGACGGTGCCGTTGCAGTATTCTGTGCGGTTGGTGGTGTTCAGCCTCAGTCTGAAACTGTTTGGAGACAGGCAAACAAATACAGAGTTCCAAGAATCGCATTTGTTAACAAAATGGACAGAATCGGTGCGGATTTCTACAATGTTGAAAAACAGATCAGAGAAAGATTAAAAGCTAACGCAGTTCCAATTCAAATTCCAATCGGTGCAGAAGACAACTTCAAAGGTGTTATTGACCTTGTTAAAATGAAAGCACTTGTATGGGATGATGAAGCTGCTCTTGGAAGTAAATATGAAGAGCAAGAAATTCCTGAAGATTTAAGAGAAAAAGCTGAAGAATACAGAGAAAAAATGATTGAATCAGTTGTTGAAACTGATGAAGCGTTAATGGAAAAATACTTTGCAGGTGAAGAGTTAACTGAAGAAGAAATCAAATCTGCAATTAAAAAAGCAACAATTGCTATTGAAATTGTTCCAATGCTTTGCGGTACTGCATTCAAAAACAAAGGTGTTCAGCCGTTACTTGACGCGGTAATCGATTATCTTCCGGCTCCTGATGAAGTAGACTGGATTAAAGGTATCGATCCTAAAACTGGTGAAGAAATCAGCGTAAATCCAAGTGACGACGAGCCGTTTGCAGGTCTTGCATTCAAAATTATGACTGACCCATTCGTTGGTAAACTTACGTTTACAAGATTCTATTCAGGAACTATTACTTCAGGTAGTTACGTACTAAACGCAACTAAAAACAAAAAAGAAAGAGTTGGTAGACTTCTTAGAATGCACTCAAATAAAAGAGAAGAAGTTAACGAATTCTACAGTGGGGAAATCGGAGCAATCGTTGGTCTTAAAAACACACTTACAGGGGATACTCTTTGTGATGAAAAAAGACCAATTATTCTTGAAAGAATGGAATTCCCAGATCCGGTTATCAGCGTAGCGGTTGAGCCTAAAACTAAAGCTGACCAGGAAAAAATGGCAATCGCTCTTCAAAAACTTGCAGAAGAGGATCCAAGTTTCAGAGTGACAACTGATGAAGAATCAGGACAGACTATTATTTCTGGTATGGGTGAATTACACCTTGAAATTATCGTAGACAGACTTAAAAGAGAATTTAAAGTTGAATGTAACACTGGTAAACCTCAGGTTGCATACAGAGAAACGTTCAAAAACCAAGTTGAGCAAGAATACAAATACGCAAAACAGTCAGGTGGTAGAGGTCAGTACGGTCACGTATTCATCAGACTAATCCCTCAAGAACCTGGAAAAGGTTATGAATTTGTTGATTTAATTAAAGGTGGGGTAATTCCAAGAGAATACATCCCAGCAGTTGACAAAGGTATCCAAGAAGCTGCTCAAGGCGGTGTACTTGCAGGATTCCCGGTAGTTGACTTTAAAGTTGAATTATTCGACGGTTCTTACCATGACGTTGACTCAAGTGAGATGGCGTTTAAACTTGCAGGTTCTATGGCATTTAAAGAAGGTGTTAAAAAAGCTAACCCGGTAATTCTTGAGCCTATTATGAAAGTTGAAATCGAAGTTCCAGAAGAGTATATGGGTGACGTTATCGGTGACATCAACAGAAGAAGAGGTCAGGTTAACTCTATGGAAGATGTACACGGAATCAAAAAAATTAACGCATTCGTTCCACTTAGTGAAATGTTCGGTTACTCAACAGACCTTAGAAGTATGACTCAGGGTAGGGGAACATACTCTATGGTATTCGATCACTACGAAGAAGTGCCAAGCAACATTGCTGATGAAATTATTAAAGAAAGACAAGGTTAA
- a CDS encoding YdcH family protein — protein MFKECCPELIPVMEKVAAENPHIAKLIERHQELNKIIDEVEAGREHMEELELEKLKKEKLHIKDEVYAAVIEYKKEKGL, from the coding sequence ATGTTTAAAGAATGTTGCCCAGAGTTAATTCCGGTAATGGAAAAAGTTGCAGCGGAAAATCCGCATATAGCAAAATTAATAGAAAGACATCAAGAACTTAATAAAATAATTGATGAAGTAGAAGCTGGAAGAGAACATATGGAAGAGCTTGAACTTGAAAAACTTAAAAAAGAAAAATTACACATTAAAGACGAAGTTTACGCTGCAGTAATCGAATATAAAAAAGAAAAAGGTCTTTAA
- a CDS encoding YiiX/YebB-like N1pC/P60 family cysteine hydrolase, giving the protein MESKYKKIILPFLFFLLHANPTLKTGDIILRKEKNLLSDMFSQIDPCGYSHAGIIVIKDKIPYVLNIEYETTGKNLKLIKMKNFLSSTSKYIILSPNFKLDNKKLQNIINSIQKENIKFDIELSLNNKKLYCTELVDYIYYKLIHKHIYAYLYDFRNKKIITVKSLLKSKYFFKIK; this is encoded by the coding sequence ATGGAAAGTAAATATAAAAAAATAATTCTTCCATTTTTGTTCTTTTTGCTTCACGCAAATCCTACACTAAAAACAGGTGATATTATTTTAAGAAAAGAAAAAAATCTTCTTAGTGACATGTTCTCTCAAATAGACCCATGTGGATACTCACACGCAGGGATTATTGTAATAAAAGACAAGATCCCTTATGTTTTAAATATCGAATATGAAACTACAGGAAAAAACTTAAAACTTATTAAAATGAAAAATTTCCTATCTTCTACCTCAAAATACATTATATTAAGTCCTAATTTTAAACTTGATAATAAAAAACTTCAAAATATAATTAATTCTATACAAAAAGAAAATATAAAATTCGATATCGAATTATCGTTAAATAATAAAAAACTTTACTGTACTGAGCTTGTTGATTATATATATTATAAGTTAATCCATAAACATATTTATGCATATTTGTATGATTTTCGAAATAAAAAAATAATCACTGTAAAAAGCTTGTTAAAAAGTAAATATTTTTTTAAAATCAAATAA
- the rpoC gene encoding DNA-directed RNA polymerase subunit beta': MKKFKYVKLDWDEENRPKDIDAVQVKIASPEEILSWSFGEVKKPETINYRTLKPERDGLFCAKIFGPINDYECLCGKYKKMRYKGIVCEKCGVKVTSSKVRRERFGHIELVTPVAHIWYVSNLPSRIGTLLDIKMKDLERVLYYEAYVVYEPGDAPVNKGDVLVEDEYRKLVELYGDTGFHAEMGAEIIKRMLEELDLAEMYHTLKEELKNTRSEARKKDIVKKLKIVEGFLNSDNRPEWMIMSVIPVLPPDLRPLVALDGGKFAVADVNDLYRRVIHRNQRLKRLIELDAPEIIIRNEKRMLQEAVDALFDNGRRGNTIKGANKRPLKSLSDVIKGKTGRFRQNLLGKRVDYSGRSVIVVGPNLRMDQCGLPKKMALELFKPHLIGKLEEKGYATTIKQAKRHIEEKTPEVWECLQEVVDQYPVLLNRAPTLHKLSIQAFHPVLIDGNAIQLHPLVCAAFNADFDGDQMAVHVPLSQEAIAEAKVLMLSSMNILLPASGKAIAVPSQDMVLGIYYISLMKDGVKGEHKLFASPEEVLAAFDEGAVDLHAKVKVKVKNEVVDTTPGRMILHSIAPDFVPVEMYNKIMKKKDISNLVDYVYKYGGLKVTAEFLDNLKNLGFKYAAKVGVSISAADIVVPEEKQQIVEEALKKVKEVQEQYKKGLLTDQERYNKIIDIWTKANNDIADKLMELMKKDKDGFNSIYMMADSGARGSASQIKQLAGMRGLMAKPNGEIIETPIISNFKEGLNVLEFFISTHGARKGLADTALKTASAGYLTRKLVDVSQNFRVIMQDCGTHEGIEVTDIADGSTLVESLEERIYGRVLADDVYDPITNEVLYTEGTLITEEEAKEIVRKGVKSVKIRSALTCKAPKGICAKCYGMSLAERRLVKVGEAVGILAAQSIGEPGTQLTLRTFHTGGIAGSTQEERQIVAEKYGYIRYYNIETYERDGKKIVANRRNAAVLLVEPKLKAPCDGIVRIETQHEEVLVEIECDDGTVKRYSLRKNDIVKGTELAGIAGKTEGKLYLPYKNARVSKDDAIVEVIKEAWYIPQRIPYGAELKVADNEPVPLKVEAKASGMVKYYKLTGDHLERIYDIKAGTEIGFDNEYKGLFAVIVDENDREADRYYIVRGSKILVDDNAKIKAGDLIAEPIKGESKVIAEWDPFANPILAEADGVVKFEDVIDGFTVTTQVDELTGESRIIVKEYLPKGYQPRILLANKEKVFEYVLEPKTVIHVQEGAEVKQGDILAKTPKAVARSADITGGLPRVNELFEARRPKSPAIISEIDGYVKFGKTVRGKQRLIVEGETSVKEYLVPQDRQILVHEGDFVHAGERLTDGIISSYDILNILGEKALQQYIVAEVQKVYRLQGVNINDKHIELIVNQMLRQVRILDSGDTKFIEGDLVSKKIFNEENERIKKFGGEPAIAEPMLVGITRAAIQSDSFISAASFQETTRVLTEASIQGKFDYLEDFKENIVLGRVVPVGTGMFYHHDRDLKLDHQ; the protein is encoded by the coding sequence ATGAAGAAATTTAAGTACGTAAAACTTGACTGGGATGAAGAGAACAGACCAAAAGACATAGATGCTGTTCAAGTTAAAATAGCATCTCCGGAAGAGATCCTTTCTTGGTCTTTTGGTGAAGTTAAAAAGCCTGAGACTATTAATTATAGAACTCTAAAACCTGAAAGAGACGGGCTTTTCTGTGCAAAAATTTTCGGACCTATAAATGATTATGAGTGTCTTTGCGGTAAATACAAAAAAATGCGCTACAAAGGTATCGTTTGTGAAAAATGTGGGGTTAAAGTTACTTCTTCTAAAGTTAGAAGAGAAAGATTCGGTCACATTGAACTTGTGACTCCCGTAGCGCATATCTGGTATGTTTCAAACCTTCCAAGTAGAATCGGAACGCTTCTTGATATTAAAATGAAAGATCTTGAAAGAGTACTTTATTATGAAGCATACGTTGTATATGAACCTGGTGACGCTCCCGTAAACAAAGGTGACGTATTAGTAGAAGACGAATATAGAAAACTTGTTGAGCTTTACGGTGATACAGGGTTCCATGCTGAAATGGGAGCTGAGATTATTAAAAGAATGCTTGAAGAACTTGATCTGGCTGAAATGTATCATACGTTAAAAGAAGAGCTTAAAAACACAAGAAGCGAAGCAAGAAAAAAAGACATTGTGAAAAAACTTAAAATTGTTGAAGGTTTCTTAAACTCCGACAACAGACCTGAGTGGATGATTATGTCAGTAATTCCGGTACTTCCGCCAGATCTTAGACCTCTTGTTGCACTTGACGGTGGTAAATTTGCTGTTGCTGATGTTAACGACCTTTACAGAAGGGTAATTCATAGAAACCAAAGACTTAAAAGACTAATCGAACTTGATGCGCCTGAGATTATTATCAGAAACGAAAAAAGAATGCTTCAAGAAGCGGTAGACGCACTTTTTGACAACGGAAGAAGAGGTAACACTATTAAAGGTGCAAACAAAAGACCTCTTAAATCACTAAGTGATGTTATTAAAGGTAAAACGGGAAGATTTAGACAAAACCTTCTTGGTAAAAGGGTTGACTACTCAGGAAGAAGTGTTATCGTGGTTGGACCGAACCTAAGAATGGATCAGTGCGGTCTTCCTAAAAAAATGGCGCTTGAACTATTCAAACCGCATCTAATCGGTAAACTTGAAGAAAAAGGTTACGCGACGACAATTAAACAGGCAAAAAGACATATTGAAGAAAAAACACCTGAAGTTTGGGAATGTCTACAAGAAGTTGTTGATCAGTATCCTGTACTTTTAAACAGGGCGCCGACACTTCATAAATTATCAATTCAGGCATTCCATCCGGTACTTATCGACGGAAATGCGATTCAATTGCATCCGCTTGTTTGTGCGGCATTCAACGCCGACTTCGACGGTGACCAGATGGCTGTTCACGTACCTTTAAGCCAGGAAGCAATTGCCGAAGCAAAAGTATTGATGTTAAGTTCTATGAATATTCTATTACCAGCTTCGGGTAAAGCTATTGCGGTTCCTTCACAGGATATGGTACTTGGTATTTATTATATTTCTCTTATGAAAGACGGAGTAAAAGGTGAACATAAACTGTTCGCTTCACCTGAAGAAGTACTTGCGGCATTTGACGAAGGTGCTGTGGATTTACATGCAAAAGTAAAAGTAAAAGTTAAAAACGAAGTTGTTGATACAACTCCTGGTAGAATGATTTTACATTCAATTGCACCTGATTTTGTACCGGTTGAGATGTACAATAAGATCATGAAGAAAAAAGATATCTCAAACCTTGTAGATTATGTATATAAATACGGTGGACTTAAAGTAACCGCGGAATTTTTGGATAACCTTAAAAACTTAGGTTTCAAATATGCGGCTAAAGTCGGGGTATCTATTTCTGCTGCTGATATCGTAGTTCCGGAAGAAAAACAGCAAATCGTAGAAGAAGCGCTTAAAAAAGTAAAAGAAGTTCAGGAACAGTATAAAAAAGGTCTACTTACAGATCAGGAAAGATATAATAAAATTATCGATATCTGGACAAAAGCTAACAACGATATCGCAGATAAACTGATGGAACTTATGAAAAAAGACAAAGACGGATTCAACTCTATTTATATGATGGCCGACTCAGGTGCGAGGGGTAGTGCGTCTCAGATTAAACAGCTTGCAGGTATGAGGGGTCTTATGGCGAAACCTAACGGTGAAATTATCGAGACACCGATTATCTCGAACTTTAAAGAAGGTCTAAACGTACTTGAGTTCTTCATCTCGACTCACGGTGCGAGAAAAGGTCTTGCGGATACGGCCCTTAAAACGGCAAGTGCGGGATACCTTACAAGAAAACTTGTTGACGTTTCACAAAACTTCAGAGTAATCATGCAGGATTGTGGAACTCATGAAGGTATTGAAGTTACTGATATTGCAGACGGTTCTACTCTTGTTGAAAGCCTTGAAGAGAGAATTTACGGAAGAGTTTTAGCGGATGACGTTTACGATCCGATTACTAACGAAGTGCTTTATACTGAAGGTACATTAATTACTGAAGAAGAAGCGAAAGAAATCGTTAGAAAAGGTGTTAAATCAGTAAAAATCAGAAGTGCGCTTACATGTAAAGCGCCTAAAGGTATCTGTGCTAAATGTTACGGAATGAGTCTGGCTGAAAGACGTCTTGTAAAAGTTGGTGAGGCTGTAGGTATCTTAGCGGCTCAATCAATCGGTGAACCTGGTACACAGTTGACACTAAGAACATTCCACACAGGTGGTATTGCGGGATCTACTCAGGAAGAGAGACAAATCGTAGCTGAAAAATATGGATACATCAGATACTATAACATTGAAACATATGAAAGAGACGGCAAAAAAATCGTTGCAAACAGAAGAAATGCTGCAGTACTTTTAGTAGAGCCGAAACTAAAAGCTCCGTGTGACGGAATTGTAAGAATTGAAACTCAGCACGAAGAAGTGCTTGTTGAAATCGAATGTGACGACGGAACAGTTAAAAGATATTCGTTAAGAAAAAATGACATCGTTAAGGGAACTGAACTTGCAGGTATTGCGGGTAAAACAGAAGGGAAACTTTATCTGCCGTATAAGAATGCGAGAGTTAGTAAAGATGACGCCATTGTTGAAGTTATTAAAGAAGCGTGGTATATCCCACAAAGGATCCCATACGGTGCCGAACTTAAAGTTGCAGATAATGAGCCGGTTCCTTTAAAAGTTGAAGCAAAAGCCAGCGGTATGGTTAAATACTATAAACTTACAGGGGATCATTTAGAGAGAATTTACGATATTAAAGCCGGAACTGAAATCGGGTTTGACAATGAATACAAAGGTCTGTTTGCCGTAATCGTTGATGAAAACGACAGAGAGGCTGATAGATACTATATCGTTAGAGGTTCTAAAATCCTTGTTGATGACAACGCTAAGATTAAAGCTGGTGATTTAATTGCCGAGCCTATTAAAGGTGAGAGCAAAGTAATTGCTGAGTGGGATCCGTTTGCTAACCCAATCCTGGCTGAAGCTGACGGTGTTGTTAAATTCGAAGACGTAATCGACGGATTTACAGTTACGACTCAGGTGGATGAGTTAACAGGTGAATCAAGAATTATCGTAAAAGAGTACTTACCAAAAGGTTATCAGCCAAGAATTTTACTTGCAAACAAAGAAAAAGTATTCGAATATGTGCTTGAGCCTAAAACGGTTATCCACGTGCAAGAAGGTGCTGAGGTTAAACAAGGGGATATCCTTGCAAAAACACCAAAAGCGGTTGCAAGAAGTGCCGACATTACAGGGGGTCTTCCAAGGGTTAATGAACTCTTTGAAGCAAGAAGACCGAAATCACCGGCAATTATCAGTGAAATTGACGGTTATGTGAAATTCGGAAAAACTGTTAGAGGTAAACAAAGACTGATAGTTGAGGGTGAAACAAGTGTAAAAGAATATCTTGTTCCTCAGGACAGACAAATCCTGGTACACGAAGGCGACTTTGTACATGCGGGTGAGAGACTGACTGACGGTATTATTTCAAGTTATGATATTCTTAACATCCTTGGAGAAAAAGCACTTCAGCAATATATTGTTGCGGAAGTTCAAAAAGTATACAGACTTCAAGGGGTTAACATTAACGATAAACATATCGAGCTTATCGTTAACCAGATGTTAAGACAGGTAAGAATCCTTGACAGCGGTGATACTAAATTCATTGAAGGTGACCTGGTAAGTAAAAAAATATTTAATGAAGAGAATGAAAGAATTAAAAAATTCGGCGGTGAACCTGCAATTGCAGAGCCAATGCTTGTAGGTATTACAAGAGCGGCAATCCAGAGTGACAGCTTTATTTCGGCTGCTTCATTCCAGGAAACAACAAGAGTTCTTACAGAAGCAAGTATTCAAGGTAAATTTGATTATCTTGAAGACTTTAAAGAAAACATCGTTCTTGGTAGGGTTGTACCAGTCGGTACGGGAATGTTCTATCATCATGATAGAGATCTTAAACTCGACCATCAATAA
- the rpsG gene encoding 30S ribosomal protein S7, which produces MRRRRAPKRPVMPDPVYNSEVVTKFINKVMWDGKKTLAERIVYGAIEKLGEKGEEKGIDLFFKAIENVKPLLEVRSRRVGGATYQVPMEVRPERQQTLSIRWIVDAARNRNERTMVERLANELFDAANERGAAFKKREDTHRMAEANKAFAHYRW; this is translated from the coding sequence ATGAGAAGAAGAAGAGCCCCAAAAAGACCGGTAATGCCGGATCCGGTATATAACAGCGAAGTAGTTACAAAATTTATTAACAAAGTTATGTGGGACGGTAAAAAAACATTAGCGGAAAGAATCGTATACGGTGCGATTGAAAAACTTGGTGAAAAAGGTGAAGAAAAAGGAATAGATCTTTTCTTCAAAGCGATTGAAAACGTTAAACCTTTACTTGAAGTTAGAAGTAGAAGAGTTGGTGGTGCTACATACCAGGTTCCAATGGAAGTTAGACCTGAAAGACAGCAGACTCTATCAATCAGATGGATTGTTGACGCTGCAAGAAATAGAAACGAAAGAACAATGGTAGAAAGACTTGCTAACGAACTTTTTGACGCTGCAAACGAAAGAGGAGCGGCATTTAAGAAAAGAGAAGACACTCATAGAATGGCTGAAGCTAACAAAGCGTTCGCTCACTATAGATGGTAA
- the rpsL gene encoding 30S ribosomal protein S12: MPTINQLVRKGRKQVIKKSKSPALVSCPQRRGVCTRVYTTTPKKPNSALRKVAKVRLTSGYEVISYIPGEGHNLQEHSIVLVRGGRVKDLPGVKYHIVRGALDTAGVKGRVHSRSKYGTKKADAGKK; encoded by the coding sequence ATGCCTACTATAAACCAATTAGTTAGAAAAGGTAGAAAACAGGTAATTAAAAAATCTAAATCACCTGCACTTGTAAGCTGTCCTCAAAGAAGAGGGGTTTGTACAAGAGTATATACTACTACTCCTAAAAAACCAAACTCGGCTTTGAGAAAAGTTGCAAAAGTTAGACTTACTTCAGGTTATGAAGTAATTAGCTACATCCCGGGTGAAGGTCACAATCTACAAGAGCACAGCATCGTGCTTGTAAGAGGTGGTAGGGTAAAAGACTTACCAGGGGTTAAATATCATATCGTAAGAGGTGCTCTTGACACAGCTGGTGTTAAAGGAAGAGTACACTCAAGAAGTAAATACGGTACTAAAAAAGCTGACGCAGGTAAGAAGTAA
- a CDS encoding DUF6858 family protein has product MQQMILQEKYPVFVLDIDKNETHYKTSQEIIEFFKEKINAHPVCTYIGEFDHYAHTASLENGEINPEIKDCKLVLFCFGNKLPNGKITAARPRSISVTEYNDKFEIAFLEAPALIANEVMEGWVKELKNNL; this is encoded by the coding sequence ATGCAACAAATGATTTTACAAGAAAAATATCCTGTATTTGTTCTTGACATTGATAAAAACGAAACACATTATAAAACTTCTCAGGAGATTATTGAATTTTTTAAAGAAAAAATCAATGCACATCCTGTATGTACCTATATCGGTGAATTTGACCACTATGCACATACTGCATCTCTTGAAAACGGTGAAATCAACCCGGAAATAAAAGACTGCAAACTTGTACTTTTCTGCTTTGGTAACAAACTTCCAAACGGAAAAATTACCGCAGCAAGACCAAGAAGTATCAGTGTTACAGAATACAATGATAAATTCGAAATCGCATTTCTTGAAGCGCCAGCTCTTATAGCAAACGAAGTGATGGAAGGATGGGTTAAAGAACTTAAAAACAACCTTTAA